The window GAGAGGAGACCGCCTTATATCAAAGAAAATTAGTTCATAAGAAAGAAAAGGATTATTTGGAAAAATTGAGAGAAGTAAAAGTTAATATTTACAAACTGACTCCAAAAGAAAAAAAGAAATTTAAAGACCAGTTAAAGCCTGTAGTTGAAAGATATAGGGAACGAATTGGTTTTAAGATGCTCGAGCTTTCCGACCAAATCAAAAGTGAACAGGTTTCTATTTCTAATGACGAAATTGTTATAGGGTTGGATGCGGATTTATTTGCAGGTTCTGCTCCTTCAGGTTTTTCGATCAAGCGAGGCGCCCAAATAGCTATTGAGGAAATAAATAGCGAAGGGGGGCTATTAGGGAAAAAACTACGCTTGATTTCAAAAAATCATTCGGGAATCAGCGCTCGTGGGATTAAAAATATTGAGGATTTCAGTAAAACTCAAAATTTAATTGCTGTATTAGGCGGACTTCATAGTCCTGTGGCTCTTGCGGAAATTGATTTATTGAATAAGGAAAAAATTATCTATTTGGGTCCTTGGGCTGCGGCAACTAAAATTGTAGAAAATGGAAAACGTCCAAACTATATTTTTAGAGTTTCCGTGAGAGACGAGTTTGCTGGCCCTTTTTTGGCCAGGCAGGCGCTTAAACGCTATAAAAAAATTGCGTTGCTGTTGGAAAATACAGGCTGGGGAAGGGGGAACTATAAATCGATGACTTCCGCTTTAAAAAAAGAGGGCGTAAAGCCAGTAACGGTGCAATGGTTTAATTGGGGCGAACCCAATTTTTACGAACAAATTTATCAAATAAAATCCTCTGGAGCGGAAGTTATTATTTTGGTGGCAAATTCTCCCGAGGGAAAAACTTTTATCAAAAACATGAAGAAAAGGAGAGTAAGCATTCCAATTTTATCTCACTGGGGAATAACGGGTGGAAATTTTGGATGGGAGCTTAAAGAGGAACTCCAGGAAATTGATTTAGAAGTCCTTCAAACTTTTTCATTTATCACTGCCAAAAATAATAAAACCAGGTCTTTTCTGAAAAAGTATTTTAAATTCTTCAGGCTTGATAATGAAGATAATATCATAGCTCCCGTAGGCACGGCCCATGCTTATGAT is drawn from Nitrospinota bacterium and contains these coding sequences:
- a CDS encoding DctP family TRAP transporter solute-binding subunit gives rise to the protein MYNFSKIKSYVIFVTIFLISCSDEIKINKNEPLEEKRVSKVYNLKLGHGMPGVSPQQLAAEKFKEIVEKKSKGRLKIDIFPNQIMGTDQEMIQKAIKGDLDIILPPSYKLNSIVSSAFYLDLPFYFENRKELYRMLDGTPGGILKKNLLGKGLVGVAFWESGFKHFTANKEIHSPADLENLKFRTAKSPFLFEQYKRLGAKPYFIDFQKIPNALKDGVISAQENSLDSILNLKLYEHQSHLILSEHGYIGYLLTLSKKVYDNLPQDLQETLFAAGEETALYQRKLVHKKEKDYLEKLREVKVNIYKLTPKEKKKFKDQLKPVVERYRERIGFKMLELSDQIKSEQVSISNDEIVIGLDADLFAGSAPSGFSIKRGAQIAIEEINSEGGLLGKKLRLISKNHSGISARGIKNIEDFSKTQNLIAVLGGLHSPVALAEIDLLNKEKIIYLGPWAAATKIVENGKRPNYIFRVSVRDEFAGPFLARQALKRYKKIALLLENTGWGRGNYKSMTSALKKEGVKPVTVQWFNWGEPNFYEQIYQIKSSGAEVIILVANSPEGKTFIKNMKKRRVSIPILSHWGITGGNFGWELKEELQEIDLEVLQTFSFITAKNNKTRSFLKKYFKFFRLDNEDNIIAPVGTAHAYDLIHLLALAVKSANSLDRSKIRDALEEIQNYDGLVKNYRNSFTSSDHDALDSRDFFLAEFDENGRIIPKN